From the genome of Paucidesulfovibrio longus DSM 6739, one region includes:
- a CDS encoding chemotaxis protein CheX, translating to MVMNVKQAVNSAVNATMEEMFFVESRESDFLWSKVRVLEPCEGSVTLAFERNLLEHVAQAIFGEQERIREQTLWDTLAEVVNTVAGRVMSALLPPQTPFRLSVPENGTGWPPKGSEPTLYVTDEGGFVVMVKGLESCSG from the coding sequence ATGGTGATGAACGTGAAGCAGGCCGTGAACTCGGCGGTCAACGCGACCATGGAGGAGATGTTTTTCGTGGAGTCCAGGGAATCCGACTTCCTCTGGTCCAAAGTCCGCGTGCTCGAACCCTGCGAAGGCTCCGTGACCCTCGCCTTCGAGCGAAACCTGCTGGAACACGTGGCCCAGGCCATCTTCGGAGAGCAGGAGCGCATCCGCGAGCAGACCCTCTGGGACACCCTGGCCGAGGTGGTCAACACCGTGGCCGGCCGGGTCATGAGCGCCCTGCTGCCGCCGCAGACGCCCTTCCGGCTCAGCGTGCCCGAAAACGGCACGGGCTGGCCGCCCAAGGGCAGCGAGCCCACGCTCTACGTCACCGACGAGGGCGGGTTCGTGGTCATGGTCAAGGGACTGGAAAGCTGTTCGGGCTAG
- a CDS encoding response regulator, whose translation MERVIIADDSATARMVIKRCLEIAGLAGAEFLEAANGLEALELLEWGPPDLLVTDLTMPVMGGLDLLKRLKQEEEYRDMPVLVISSAKNDANARELIELGAFAVLPKPVNPAMLAEALAPLLPAKGGAAW comes from the coding sequence ATGGAACGGGTGATCATAGCAGACGACTCCGCAACGGCGCGCATGGTGATCAAGCGCTGCCTGGAGATCGCCGGTCTGGCCGGAGCCGAATTTCTCGAAGCCGCCAACGGGCTCGAAGCGCTGGAGCTGCTGGAGTGGGGACCGCCGGACCTGCTGGTCACGGACCTGACCATGCCGGTCATGGGCGGGCTGGACCTGCTCAAGCGGCTCAAGCAGGAGGAGGAGTACCGCGACATGCCGGTGCTCGTCATCTCAAGTGCCAAGAACGATGCCAACGCGCGGGAACTCATTGAGCTGGGCGCTTTCGCCGTGCTGCCCAAGCCGGTCAATCCGGCCATGCTGGCCGAAGCGCTCGCGCCCCTGCTTCCTGCGAAAGGAGGTGCCGCATGGTGA
- a CDS encoding chemotaxis protein CheD — protein sequence MGVITLGVGDHGASRKPGEVIKTYALGSCVAVILLDPRTRTVGMAHIALPDSSIQPDRAKERPAYFADTGIPVLFQAMEKEGAAKNGHGMIVKLAGGAKVMDHNEVFNIGKRNVLAIKKILWQYKLGPVAEDVAGSISRTVSLEVDTGRVTIASAGRESWYL from the coding sequence ATGGGAGTGATCACGCTCGGAGTGGGGGATCACGGCGCATCGCGAAAGCCTGGAGAGGTCATCAAGACCTACGCCCTGGGCTCGTGCGTGGCGGTGATCCTGCTCGACCCCAGGACGCGCACGGTGGGCATGGCCCATATCGCGCTTCCCGATTCCAGCATCCAGCCGGACCGCGCCAAGGAGCGTCCGGCCTATTTCGCGGATACGGGAATCCCCGTGCTTTTCCAGGCCATGGAGAAGGAAGGGGCCGCCAAGAACGGCCACGGCATGATCGTCAAGCTGGCCGGGGGCGCCAAGGTCATGGACCATAACGAAGTATTCAATATCGGAAAACGCAACGTGCTGGCAATAAAGAAAATATTATGGCAATATAAGCTCGGCCCCGTCGCGGAGGACGTGGCGGGCAGCATCAGCCGCACGGTCAGCCTCGAGGTGGACACGGGCAGAGTGACCATCGCTTCGGCGGGCAGGGAATCCTGGTATTTGTAG
- a CDS encoding protein-glutamate methylesterase/protein-glutamine glutaminase: protein MERRVIKVLVVDDSALVRSVLERGLSMDPGIEVVGTAPDPYVARDKIVQLRPDVVTLDVEMPRMDGLEFLRKLMPQFPLPVVMVSSLTERGKQITLDCLDAGAVDFVTKPTSDMASGLNSMLTELRTKIKIASTANVSHWKHKRSDFKPRSIQGRALSGTTDKVIAIGASTGGTEAIREVITAFPVTTPGVVIVQHMPAGFTRMFSERMNTLCNMEAKEAADGDRVMPGRVLIAPGGMHMRLVRSGGIYQVRCKPGPLVNGHCPSVEELFKSVAEHAGANAVGVMLTGMGADGADAMKIMRDAGARTLAQDEATCVVFGMPKEAYARGGAERLVPLGNIAQETLNLLGKMGG, encoded by the coding sequence ATGGAGAGACGAGTGATCAAGGTTCTGGTGGTGGATGATTCCGCGCTGGTGCGCAGCGTTCTGGAGCGCGGGCTGTCCATGGATCCTGGAATAGAAGTGGTCGGCACCGCTCCTGATCCCTACGTCGCGCGCGACAAGATCGTGCAGCTCAGGCCGGACGTGGTCACCCTGGACGTGGAAATGCCGCGCATGGACGGGCTGGAGTTTCTGCGCAAGCTCATGCCCCAGTTCCCGCTGCCCGTGGTCATGGTCAGCTCGCTGACGGAGCGGGGCAAGCAGATCACCCTGGACTGCCTGGACGCGGGGGCCGTGGACTTCGTCACCAAGCCCACCTCGGACATGGCCTCCGGCCTGAACAGCATGCTCACGGAGCTGCGGACCAAGATCAAGATCGCCTCCACGGCCAATGTTTCGCACTGGAAGCACAAGCGTTCCGATTTCAAGCCGCGCTCGATCCAGGGGCGCGCTCTTTCCGGCACCACGGACAAGGTCATCGCCATCGGCGCGTCCACGGGCGGCACCGAGGCCATCCGCGAGGTCATCACGGCCTTCCCGGTGACCACGCCGGGCGTGGTCATCGTGCAGCACATGCCCGCGGGCTTCACGCGGATGTTTTCCGAGCGCATGAACACGCTCTGCAACATGGAAGCCAAGGAAGCCGCGGACGGCGACCGGGTCATGCCGGGCCGGGTGCTCATCGCTCCGGGCGGCATGCACATGCGCCTGGTCCGCTCCGGCGGCATCTATCAGGTCCGCTGCAAGCCCGGTCCCCTGGTCAACGGCCACTGCCCTTCGGTGGAGGAGCTGTTCAAGTCCGTTGCCGAGCACGCCGGAGCCAACGCCGTGGGCGTGATGCTCACGGGCATGGGCGCGGACGGAGCCGACGCCATGAAGATCATGCGCGACGCCGGGGCGCGGACCCTGGCCCAGGACGAGGCCACCTGCGTGGTCTTCGGAATGCCCAAGGAAGCCTATGCGCGCGGAGGGGCCGAACGGCTCGTTCCGCTCGGCAACATCGCGCAGGAGACGTTGAACCTGCTCGGCAAGATGGGGGGCTAA
- a CDS encoding CheR family methyltransferase, giving the protein MYQLTEKEFKDLRDFIYEYAGINLTDQKRALVVGRLQKVLSREGFSSFAEYYNYVRADKSGKAVEELINRISTNHTFFFREKAHFDYLHSTVLPEITERIARSGKKDLRLWCAAAATGEEPYTLAMVLREFFGSQYPQWQAGMLATDISTQALATAQRALYPDERMTHTPPGLRNKYFQRLGPDQWAVREELKRDVIYRRFNLMSTRWPFKGKFHIVFCRNVMIYFDQVTRSRLAKMFHEFMQPGGYFFIGHSETLGRDDCPFEYVMPAVYRKVV; this is encoded by the coding sequence ATGTATCAGCTGACGGAAAAGGAATTCAAGGATCTCCGCGACTTCATCTATGAGTATGCCGGGATCAACCTCACGGACCAGAAGCGGGCCCTGGTGGTCGGACGTCTGCAGAAGGTGCTCTCCCGCGAGGGGTTTTCCTCCTTCGCCGAATATTATAATTACGTTCGCGCGGACAAGTCCGGCAAGGCCGTGGAAGAGCTGATCAACCGCATATCCACGAACCACACCTTCTTCTTCCGCGAAAAAGCCCATTTCGACTACCTGCATTCCACGGTTCTGCCGGAGATCACCGAGCGCATCGCCCGCTCCGGCAAGAAGGACTTGCGCCTGTGGTGCGCGGCGGCGGCCACGGGCGAGGAGCCGTACACCCTGGCCATGGTCCTGCGCGAGTTCTTCGGGTCGCAATATCCGCAGTGGCAGGCCGGGATGCTGGCCACGGACATCTCCACGCAGGCCCTGGCCACGGCGCAGCGCGCCCTCTACCCGGACGAGCGCATGACGCACACGCCGCCCGGCCTGCGCAACAAGTATTTCCAGCGCCTCGGCCCGGACCAGTGGGCCGTGCGCGAAGAGCTGAAGCGGGACGTGATCTATCGGCGCTTCAACCTCATGAGCACCCGGTGGCCCTTCAAGGGCAAGTTCCACATCGTCTTCTGCCGCAACGTGATGATCTATTTCGATCAGGTCACCCGAAGCAGACTGGCGAAGATGTTTCACGAATTCATGCAGCCCGGCGGGTATTTCTTCATCGGACATTCGGAAACCCTGGGGCGCGACGACTGCCCCTTCGAGTACGTCATGCCCGCCGTGTACCGGAAGGTGGTTTAA
- a CDS encoding chemotaxis protein CheD yields the protein MDDDGRQVVANEFMLGAGCICLPSKAAKICAVVGSGAVVAVWDRRRRRGGMTHYARPYREPGGRSTAMYAAPAIVTLVRMLLDSGSSPADLETHLFGGASNRKVEGFREGLGEDNVKVGLEILEKLRIRGVQRDVGGTRGRKVVFNTGTGEVVLAKVERIRASDWYPQ from the coding sequence ATGGATGACGACGGGCGGCAGGTCGTTGCCAATGAGTTCATGCTCGGAGCCGGGTGCATCTGCCTGCCTTCCAAGGCGGCGAAAATCTGCGCCGTGGTCGGCTCCGGAGCCGTGGTCGCGGTCTGGGACCGCCGCCGCAGGCGGGGCGGCATGACCCACTACGCCCGGCCCTATCGCGAGCCCGGCGGGAGATCCACGGCCATGTACGCCGCGCCCGCCATCGTGACCCTGGTGCGCATGCTGCTGGATTCGGGCTCGTCCCCGGCGGACCTGGAAACGCACCTTTTCGGCGGCGCCAGCAACAGGAAGGTCGAGGGCTTTCGGGAAGGGCTGGGCGAGGACAACGTCAAGGTCGGCCTGGAGATTCTGGAGAAGCTCCGCATCCGGGGCGTGCAGCGGGACGTGGGCGGCACGCGCGGACGCAAGGTGGTCTTCAATACGGGAACCGGAGAGGTCGTCCTGGCCAAGGTGGAACGCATCCGCGCTTCGGACTGGTACCCGCAATAG